The following are encoded in a window of Falco biarmicus isolate bFalBia1 chromosome 8, bFalBia1.pri, whole genome shotgun sequence genomic DNA:
- the SF3B1 gene encoding splicing factor 3B subunit 1 isoform X3, whose amino-acid sequence MAKIAKTHEDIEAQIREIQGKKPALDEAQGVGLDSTGYYDQEIYGGSDSRFAGYVTSIAATELEDDDDDYPSTSLLGQKKPGYHAPVALLNDIPQSTEQYDPFAEHRPQKIADREDEYKKHRRMMIISPERLDPFADGFYSAA is encoded by the exons ATGGCGAAGATCGCCAAAACCCACGAAG ATATTGAAGCACAGATTCGAgaaattcaaggaaaaaagcctgCCCTTGATGAAGCACAAGGAGTAGGCCTTGATTCTACAGGATACTATGATCAAGAAATTTATGGTGGCAGCGACAGCAGGTTTGCTGGATATGTCACTTCTATTGCAGCAACTGAATTGGAAGAT GATGATGATGACTACCCTTCTACCAGTTTGCTTGGCCAGAAGAAGCCAGGGTACCATGCTCCAGTGGCATTGCTTAATGACATACCACAATCTACTGAACAG TATGATCCTTTTGCAGAACACCGTCCTCAAAAGATTGCAGATCGGGAAGATGAGTACAAGAAGCACAGGCGGATGATGATAATTTCCCCTGAGCGTCTTGATCCTTTTGCAGATG GCTTCTATTCTGCTGCTTGA
- the SF3B1 gene encoding splicing factor 3B subunit 1 isoform X1, giving the protein MAKIAKTHEDIEAQIREIQGKKPALDEAQGVGLDSTGYYDQEIYGGSDSRFAGYVTSIAATELEDDDDDYPSTSLLGQKKPGYHAPVALLNDIPQSTEQYDPFAEHRPQKIADREDEYKKHRRMMIISPERLDPFADGGKTPDPKMNARTYMDVMREQHLTKEEREIRQQLAEKAKAGELKVVNGAASQPPSKRKRRWDQTADQTPGATPKKLSSWDQAETPGHTPSLRWDETPGRAKGSETPGATPGSKIWDPTPSHTPAGAATPGRDTPGHATPGHGGATSSARKNRWDETPKTERDTPGHGSGWAETPRTDRGGDSIGETPTPGASKRKSRWDETPASQMGGSTPVLTPGKTPIGTPAMNMATPTPGHIMSMTPEQLQAWRWEREIDERNRPLSDEELDAMFPEGYKVLPPPAGYVPIRTPARKLTATPTPLGGMTGFHMQTEDRTMKSVNDQPSGNLPFLKPDDIQYFDKLLVDVDESTLSPEEQKERKIMKLLLKIKNGTPPMRKAALRQITDKAREFGAGPLFNQILPLLMSPTLEDQERHLLVKVIDRILYKLDDLVRPYVHKILVVIEPLLIDEDYYARVEGREIISNLAKAAGLATMISTMRPDIDNMDEYVRNTTARAFAVVASALGIPSLLPFLKAVCKSKKSWQARHTGIKIVQQIAILMGCAILPHLRSLVEIIEHGLVDEQQKVRTISALAIAALAEAATPYGIESFDSVLKPLWKGIRQHRGKGLAAFLKAIGYLIPLMDAEYANYYTREVMLILIREFQSPDEEMKKIVLKVVKQCCGTDGVEANYIKTEILPPFFKHFWQHRMALDRRNYRQLVDTTVELANKVGAAEIISRIVDDLKDEAEQYRKMVMETIEKIMGNLGAADIDHKLEEQLIDGILYAFQEQTTEDSVMLNGFGTVVNALGKRVKPYLPQICGTVLWRLNNKSAKVRQQAADLISRTAVVMKTCQEEKLMGHLGVVLYEYLGEEYPEVLGSILGALKAIVNVIGMHKMTPPIKDLLPRLTPILKNRHEKVQENCIDLVGRIADRGAEYVSAREWMRICFELLELLKAHKKAIRRATVNTFGYIAKAIGPHDVLATLLNNLKVQERQNRVCTTVAIAIVAETCSPFTVLPALMNEYRVPELNVQNGVLKSLSFLFEYIGEMGKDYIYAVTPLLEDALMDRDLVHRQTASAVVQHMSLGVYGFGCEDSLNHLLNYVWPNVFETSPHVIQAVMGALEGLRVAIGPCRMLQYCLQGLFHPARKVRDVYWKIYNSIYIGSQDALIAHYPRIYNDEKNTYIRYELDYIL; this is encoded by the exons ATGGCGAAGATCGCCAAAACCCACGAAG ATATTGAAGCACAGATTCGAgaaattcaaggaaaaaagcctgCCCTTGATGAAGCACAAGGAGTAGGCCTTGATTCTACAGGATACTATGATCAAGAAATTTATGGTGGCAGCGACAGCAGGTTTGCTGGATATGTCACTTCTATTGCAGCAACTGAATTGGAAGAT GATGATGATGACTACCCTTCTACCAGTTTGCTTGGCCAGAAGAAGCCAGGGTACCATGCTCCAGTGGCATTGCTTAATGACATACCACAATCTACTGAACAG TATGATCCTTTTGCAGAACACCGTCCTCAAAAGATTGCAGATCGGGAAGATGAGTACAAGAAGCACAGGCGGATGATGATAATTTCCCCTGAGCGTCTTGATCCTTTTGCAGATG GAGGGAAGACACCAGATCCTAAAATGAATGCCAGAACATACATGGATGTTATGCGCGAACAGCATTTAACAAAGGAAGAG AGGGAAATTAGGCAACAGCTAGCTGAAAAAGCTAAAGCTGGAGAGCTTAAAGTCGTCAATGGAGCCGCGTCTCAGCCACCTTCAAAACGCAAGCGGCGCTGGGATCAGACAGCTGATCAGACTCCTGGTGCTACACCTAAAAAGTTATCCAGTTGGGATCAAGCAGAG ACTCCTGGACATACACCATCTCTGCGATGGGATGAAACTCCGGGCCGTGCAAAGGGTAGTGAAACTCCTGGTGCCACACCAGGCTCAAAAATATGGGATCCGACTCCCAGTCATACACCAGCAGGAGCTGCAACACCTGGACGGGACACGCCCGGTCACGCCACACCAGGCCACGGAGGTGCCACTTCCAGTGCACGTAAAAATCGATGGGATGAAACGCCTAAAACAGAAAGAG atACTCCGGGACATGGCAGCGGATGGGCTGAGACGCCTCGTACGGATAGAGGTGGTGACTCCATTGGTGAGACGCCAACCCCAGGAGCAAGTAAAAGAAAGTCGCGATGGGATGAAACACCTGCTAGCCAGATGGGTGGCAGCACTCCTGTTCTGACACCTGGCAAAACACCCATTGGTACACCAGCTATGAACATGGCAACTCCTACACCAG GTCATATCATGAGCATGACTCCTGAACAGCTGCAGGCTTGGCGCTGGGAAAGGGAAATTGATGAAAGAAACAGACCACTTTCTGATGAAGAATTGGATGCTATGTTTCCAGAAGGATATAAG gTTCTTCCCCCACCAGCTGGTTATGTACCTATTCGTACTCCAGCTCGCAAGCTTACAGCAACTCCAACACCTTTGGGTGGTATGACTGGATTCCACATGCAGACAGAAGACAGAACTATGAAGAGTGTTAATGACCAGCCATCTGGCAATCTTCCATTCCTAAAACCAGACGATATCCAATACTTTGATAAACTGCTG GTTGATGTTGATGAATCAACTTTGAGtcctgaagaacagaaggagagaaaaataatgaaattacttctgaaaataaagaatggCACACCTCCCATGAGAAAG gcTGCATTGCGACAAATTACTGATAAAGCACGGGAGTTTGGAGCAGGGCCATTGTTTAATCAGATTCTGCCTCTGCTGATGTCACCGACACTTGAAGATCAGGAGCGTCACTTGCTTGTCAAAGTCATCGACAGAATTCTTTACAAACTGGATGATTTGGTCCGACCATACGTACACAAG ATCCTTGTCGTTATTGAACCACTGCTGATTGATGAAGACTACTATGCTAGAGTGGAAGgcagagaaattatttcaaacttGGCTAAG gCTGCTGGCTTGGCGACAATGATCTCCACAATGCGACCTGATATCGACAATATGGATGAATATGTCCGAAATACAACAGCTCGAGCCTTTGCTGTTGTTGCTTCTGCTTTGGGCATTCCTTCTCTGTTGCCCTTCCTGAAAGCTgtctgtaaaagcaaaaaatcctggCAGGCTAGGCATACCGGCATCAAGATTGTTCAGCAGATTGCTATCCTTATGGGTTGTGCTATATTGCCTCATCTCAGGAGCTTGGTTGAAATTATTGAACACG GTCTGGTGGATGAGCAGCAGAAAGTTCGCACCATCAGTGCTTTGGCTATTGCTGCTTTGGCAGAGGCAGCCACTCCCTATGGTATTGAGTCATTTGATTCTGTTCTGAAGCCTTTATGGAAGGGTATACGTCAACACAGAGGAAAG GGTTTGGCTGCCTTTTTGAAGGCTATTGGTTACCTGATTCCACTCATGGATGCTGAGTATGCAAACTATTATACCAGAGAAGTCATGCTAATCCTTATCAGGGAGTTCCAGTCTCCTGatgaagagatgaaaaaaattgtgttgaaG GTGGTAAAGCAGTGCTGTGGTACGGATGGTGTTGAAGCAAACtacattaaaacagaaatcttgCCCCcttttttcaaacacttctgGCAGCACAGAATGGCATTGGACAGAAGAAATTACAGAcag TTGGTTGATACAACTGTGGAGCTGGCAAATAAAGTTGGAgcagcagaaattatttccaggaTTGTGGATGATCTGAAAGATGAGGCTGAGCAGTACAGAAAAATGGTCATGGAAACAATTGAGAAGATAATGGGAAATCTGGGGGCAGCAGACATTGATCATAAACTGGAAGAACAACTTATTGATGGCATCTTGTACGCCTTTCAGGAGCAGACCACGGAG GATTCTGTGATGCTGAATGGTTTTGGCACAGTAGTTAATGCTCTAGGCAAAAGAGTGAAACCCTACTTACCACAGATCTGTGGTACAGTCTTGTGGCGTCTGAACAACAAATCAGCTAAAGTTAGGCAGCAGGCTGCTGACCTGATCTCTCGTACTGCAGTTGTCATGAAGACTTGTCAAGAG GAAAAACTGATGGGACACTTGGGTGTTGTGTTGTATGAGTACCTGGGTGAAGAATATCCTGAAGTACTGGGCAGCATCCTCGGAGCACTTAAAGCTATTGTGAATGTTATAG GAATGCACAAGATGACGCCACCAATCAAAGATCTCCTGCCACGGCTTACACCTATTTTGAAGAACAGACATGAGAAAGTACAGGAGAACTGTATTGATCTTGTGGGGCGCATTGCAGACCG AGGTGCAGAATATGTTTCTGCAAGAGAATGGATGAGGATCTGCTTTGAACTGCTTGAATTATTAAAAGCTCACAAGAAAGCTATCCGGAGAGCCACAGTGAACACTTTTGGTTATATTGCAAAAGCAATTGG ACCCCACGATGTATTGGCCACACTGCTGAACAACTTGAAAGTACAGGAAAGGCAGAACAGAGTATGTACTACAGTAGCAATTGCTATTGTAGCTGAAACATGCTCACCTTTCACAGTGCTGCCTGCGCTCATGAATGAATACAGAGTTCCAGAACTGAATGTCCAGAATGGTGTGTTaaaatctctttctttcctgtttgaATACATTGGAGAGATGGGAAAAGATTACATTTACGCAGTTACACCACTGCTTGAAGATGCTTTAATGGACAG GGATCTTGTGCACAGACAAACAGCCAGTGCTGTGGTGCAACATATGTCGCTTGGTGTTTATGGGTTTGGCTGTGAAGATTCTCTTAATCACTTGTTAAATTATGTGTGGCCTAATGTGTTTGAAACCTCTCCTCACGTCATTCAGGCAGTTATGGGGGCTCTGGAGGGCCTCAGAGTTGCTATCGGTCCCTGCAGAATGTTGCAGTATTGTTTACAG GGTTTGTTTCACCCTGCCAGGAAAGTCAGAGATGTTTATTGGAAGATCTATAATTCGATCTACATAGGATCACAAGATGCTCTGATAGCACATTATCCAAGGATCTATAATGATGAAAAGAACACCTATATTCGTTACGAACTTGATTACATCTTATAA
- the SF3B1 gene encoding splicing factor 3B subunit 1 isoform X2: MNARTYMDVMREQHLTKEEREIRQQLAEKAKAGELKVVNGAASQPPSKRKRRWDQTADQTPGATPKKLSSWDQAETPGHTPSLRWDETPGRAKGSETPGATPGSKIWDPTPSHTPAGAATPGRDTPGHATPGHGGATSSARKNRWDETPKTERDTPGHGSGWAETPRTDRGGDSIGETPTPGASKRKSRWDETPASQMGGSTPVLTPGKTPIGTPAMNMATPTPGHIMSMTPEQLQAWRWEREIDERNRPLSDEELDAMFPEGYKVLPPPAGYVPIRTPARKLTATPTPLGGMTGFHMQTEDRTMKSVNDQPSGNLPFLKPDDIQYFDKLLVDVDESTLSPEEQKERKIMKLLLKIKNGTPPMRKAALRQITDKAREFGAGPLFNQILPLLMSPTLEDQERHLLVKVIDRILYKLDDLVRPYVHKILVVIEPLLIDEDYYARVEGREIISNLAKAAGLATMISTMRPDIDNMDEYVRNTTARAFAVVASALGIPSLLPFLKAVCKSKKSWQARHTGIKIVQQIAILMGCAILPHLRSLVEIIEHGLVDEQQKVRTISALAIAALAEAATPYGIESFDSVLKPLWKGIRQHRGKGLAAFLKAIGYLIPLMDAEYANYYTREVMLILIREFQSPDEEMKKIVLKVVKQCCGTDGVEANYIKTEILPPFFKHFWQHRMALDRRNYRQLVDTTVELANKVGAAEIISRIVDDLKDEAEQYRKMVMETIEKIMGNLGAADIDHKLEEQLIDGILYAFQEQTTEDSVMLNGFGTVVNALGKRVKPYLPQICGTVLWRLNNKSAKVRQQAADLISRTAVVMKTCQEEKLMGHLGVVLYEYLGEEYPEVLGSILGALKAIVNVIGMHKMTPPIKDLLPRLTPILKNRHEKVQENCIDLVGRIADRGAEYVSAREWMRICFELLELLKAHKKAIRRATVNTFGYIAKAIGPHDVLATLLNNLKVQERQNRVCTTVAIAIVAETCSPFTVLPALMNEYRVPELNVQNGVLKSLSFLFEYIGEMGKDYIYAVTPLLEDALMDRDLVHRQTASAVVQHMSLGVYGFGCEDSLNHLLNYVWPNVFETSPHVIQAVMGALEGLRVAIGPCRMLQYCLQGLFHPARKVRDVYWKIYNSIYIGSQDALIAHYPRIYNDEKNTYIRYELDYIL; encoded by the exons ATGAATGCCAGAACATACATGGATGTTATGCGCGAACAGCATTTAACAAAGGAAGAG AGGGAAATTAGGCAACAGCTAGCTGAAAAAGCTAAAGCTGGAGAGCTTAAAGTCGTCAATGGAGCCGCGTCTCAGCCACCTTCAAAACGCAAGCGGCGCTGGGATCAGACAGCTGATCAGACTCCTGGTGCTACACCTAAAAAGTTATCCAGTTGGGATCAAGCAGAG ACTCCTGGACATACACCATCTCTGCGATGGGATGAAACTCCGGGCCGTGCAAAGGGTAGTGAAACTCCTGGTGCCACACCAGGCTCAAAAATATGGGATCCGACTCCCAGTCATACACCAGCAGGAGCTGCAACACCTGGACGGGACACGCCCGGTCACGCCACACCAGGCCACGGAGGTGCCACTTCCAGTGCACGTAAAAATCGATGGGATGAAACGCCTAAAACAGAAAGAG atACTCCGGGACATGGCAGCGGATGGGCTGAGACGCCTCGTACGGATAGAGGTGGTGACTCCATTGGTGAGACGCCAACCCCAGGAGCAAGTAAAAGAAAGTCGCGATGGGATGAAACACCTGCTAGCCAGATGGGTGGCAGCACTCCTGTTCTGACACCTGGCAAAACACCCATTGGTACACCAGCTATGAACATGGCAACTCCTACACCAG GTCATATCATGAGCATGACTCCTGAACAGCTGCAGGCTTGGCGCTGGGAAAGGGAAATTGATGAAAGAAACAGACCACTTTCTGATGAAGAATTGGATGCTATGTTTCCAGAAGGATATAAG gTTCTTCCCCCACCAGCTGGTTATGTACCTATTCGTACTCCAGCTCGCAAGCTTACAGCAACTCCAACACCTTTGGGTGGTATGACTGGATTCCACATGCAGACAGAAGACAGAACTATGAAGAGTGTTAATGACCAGCCATCTGGCAATCTTCCATTCCTAAAACCAGACGATATCCAATACTTTGATAAACTGCTG GTTGATGTTGATGAATCAACTTTGAGtcctgaagaacagaaggagagaaaaataatgaaattacttctgaaaataaagaatggCACACCTCCCATGAGAAAG gcTGCATTGCGACAAATTACTGATAAAGCACGGGAGTTTGGAGCAGGGCCATTGTTTAATCAGATTCTGCCTCTGCTGATGTCACCGACACTTGAAGATCAGGAGCGTCACTTGCTTGTCAAAGTCATCGACAGAATTCTTTACAAACTGGATGATTTGGTCCGACCATACGTACACAAG ATCCTTGTCGTTATTGAACCACTGCTGATTGATGAAGACTACTATGCTAGAGTGGAAGgcagagaaattatttcaaacttGGCTAAG gCTGCTGGCTTGGCGACAATGATCTCCACAATGCGACCTGATATCGACAATATGGATGAATATGTCCGAAATACAACAGCTCGAGCCTTTGCTGTTGTTGCTTCTGCTTTGGGCATTCCTTCTCTGTTGCCCTTCCTGAAAGCTgtctgtaaaagcaaaaaatcctggCAGGCTAGGCATACCGGCATCAAGATTGTTCAGCAGATTGCTATCCTTATGGGTTGTGCTATATTGCCTCATCTCAGGAGCTTGGTTGAAATTATTGAACACG GTCTGGTGGATGAGCAGCAGAAAGTTCGCACCATCAGTGCTTTGGCTATTGCTGCTTTGGCAGAGGCAGCCACTCCCTATGGTATTGAGTCATTTGATTCTGTTCTGAAGCCTTTATGGAAGGGTATACGTCAACACAGAGGAAAG GGTTTGGCTGCCTTTTTGAAGGCTATTGGTTACCTGATTCCACTCATGGATGCTGAGTATGCAAACTATTATACCAGAGAAGTCATGCTAATCCTTATCAGGGAGTTCCAGTCTCCTGatgaagagatgaaaaaaattgtgttgaaG GTGGTAAAGCAGTGCTGTGGTACGGATGGTGTTGAAGCAAACtacattaaaacagaaatcttgCCCCcttttttcaaacacttctgGCAGCACAGAATGGCATTGGACAGAAGAAATTACAGAcag TTGGTTGATACAACTGTGGAGCTGGCAAATAAAGTTGGAgcagcagaaattatttccaggaTTGTGGATGATCTGAAAGATGAGGCTGAGCAGTACAGAAAAATGGTCATGGAAACAATTGAGAAGATAATGGGAAATCTGGGGGCAGCAGACATTGATCATAAACTGGAAGAACAACTTATTGATGGCATCTTGTACGCCTTTCAGGAGCAGACCACGGAG GATTCTGTGATGCTGAATGGTTTTGGCACAGTAGTTAATGCTCTAGGCAAAAGAGTGAAACCCTACTTACCACAGATCTGTGGTACAGTCTTGTGGCGTCTGAACAACAAATCAGCTAAAGTTAGGCAGCAGGCTGCTGACCTGATCTCTCGTACTGCAGTTGTCATGAAGACTTGTCAAGAG GAAAAACTGATGGGACACTTGGGTGTTGTGTTGTATGAGTACCTGGGTGAAGAATATCCTGAAGTACTGGGCAGCATCCTCGGAGCACTTAAAGCTATTGTGAATGTTATAG GAATGCACAAGATGACGCCACCAATCAAAGATCTCCTGCCACGGCTTACACCTATTTTGAAGAACAGACATGAGAAAGTACAGGAGAACTGTATTGATCTTGTGGGGCGCATTGCAGACCG AGGTGCAGAATATGTTTCTGCAAGAGAATGGATGAGGATCTGCTTTGAACTGCTTGAATTATTAAAAGCTCACAAGAAAGCTATCCGGAGAGCCACAGTGAACACTTTTGGTTATATTGCAAAAGCAATTGG ACCCCACGATGTATTGGCCACACTGCTGAACAACTTGAAAGTACAGGAAAGGCAGAACAGAGTATGTACTACAGTAGCAATTGCTATTGTAGCTGAAACATGCTCACCTTTCACAGTGCTGCCTGCGCTCATGAATGAATACAGAGTTCCAGAACTGAATGTCCAGAATGGTGTGTTaaaatctctttctttcctgtttgaATACATTGGAGAGATGGGAAAAGATTACATTTACGCAGTTACACCACTGCTTGAAGATGCTTTAATGGACAG GGATCTTGTGCACAGACAAACAGCCAGTGCTGTGGTGCAACATATGTCGCTTGGTGTTTATGGGTTTGGCTGTGAAGATTCTCTTAATCACTTGTTAAATTATGTGTGGCCTAATGTGTTTGAAACCTCTCCTCACGTCATTCAGGCAGTTATGGGGGCTCTGGAGGGCCTCAGAGTTGCTATCGGTCCCTGCAGAATGTTGCAGTATTGTTTACAG GGTTTGTTTCACCCTGCCAGGAAAGTCAGAGATGTTTATTGGAAGATCTATAATTCGATCTACATAGGATCACAAGATGCTCTGATAGCACATTATCCAAGGATCTATAATGATGAAAAGAACACCTATATTCGTTACGAACTTGATTACATCTTATAA